A single Rhodothermales bacterium DNA region contains:
- a CDS encoding 5-(carboxyamino)imidazole ribonucleotide synthase, which translates to MSLLGILGGGQLGRMSAQAAIRLGLSVRTLSPKPAGPVEALGEAMVGDWTDPDVLQRFAEGCTAVTVESEWAPAEHLRPVLPSGVRLYPTPETLRIIRHKGRQRSAMHKAGIPGADFRRCASKEDAGNAAESFGYPVVLKRYEGSYDGYGNGIAHSRDDIEDIWDRLSGPDGLLVEAFVPFKQELSVLVVRRETGDMVSYPPAYTEQKNARCHAVVVPANISPETAARADEVARAAAETVQSVGVLGVELFETEDGHILLNELAPRPHNTGHYSIEGSHTSQFENHVRAVMGLPLGDPGLRVPCAVMINVLGTRSGAVSLETLPDALDVPGAAVHIYGKKEARPDRKMGHVTATGSDPAETRARAEKAASRIIL; encoded by the coding sequence ATGAGCCTGCTCGGCATTCTGGGGGGCGGCCAGCTGGGTCGTATGTCCGCGCAGGCGGCAATTCGTTTGGGATTGTCTGTGCGCACGTTGTCTCCGAAGCCGGCTGGGCCGGTGGAGGCTCTCGGCGAGGCCATGGTCGGAGATTGGACGGACCCGGACGTGCTGCAGCGCTTTGCGGAGGGTTGCACTGCCGTTACCGTGGAGAGCGAGTGGGCTCCCGCGGAGCACCTGCGGCCGGTCTTGCCGTCGGGAGTGCGTCTCTATCCGACCCCGGAGACGCTGCGCATCATCCGGCACAAGGGCCGCCAGCGCTCTGCCATGCACAAGGCCGGCATCCCCGGCGCCGATTTCCGGCGGTGTGCCTCAAAGGAGGACGCCGGGAACGCCGCCGAATCGTTTGGCTATCCCGTGGTTCTCAAGCGTTATGAGGGTTCGTACGACGGGTATGGGAACGGCATTGCGCACTCCAGAGACGACATAGAAGACATCTGGGATCGCCTTTCCGGCCCGGATGGATTGCTTGTCGAGGCGTTTGTGCCTTTCAAGCAGGAACTGTCGGTTCTGGTCGTGCGGCGAGAGACCGGAGACATGGTCAGCTATCCGCCGGCGTACACCGAGCAGAAGAACGCACGCTGCCACGCCGTCGTCGTGCCGGCAAACATCTCCCCGGAGACCGCAGCGCGAGCGGACGAAGTCGCGCGCGCGGCAGCGGAAACCGTGCAGAGCGTCGGTGTGCTGGGCGTCGAGCTTTTCGAGACCGAGGACGGCCATATCCTGCTCAACGAACTGGCACCTCGGCCCCACAATACCGGGCACTACAGCATCGAGGGCAGCCACACCTCACAGTTCGAAAACCACGTCCGCGCGGTGATGGGCCTTCCCCTCGGGGACCCTGGACTACGCGTTCCCTGTGCCGTCATGATCAACGTGCTCGGTACCCGCAGCGGAGCCGTGTCGCTTGAAACGCTTCCGGACGCCCTGGACGTCCCGGGAGCCGCCGTGCACATCTACGGCAAGAAGGAGGCGCGGCCAGATCGTAAGATGGGCCATGTCACGGCGACAGGATCCGATCCCGCGGAAACCAGGGCCAGAGCCGAAAAGGCCGCATCGCGCATTATCCTTTAG
- the purE gene encoding 5-(carboxyamino)imidazole ribonucleotide mutase, whose translation MAQDAPRVGLAMGSESDWPVMEAASDILHEFGVAFEARVLSAHRTPSAMQSYAEEAAGRGLKVIIAGAGGAAHLPGMIAASTTLPVIGVPVPTRNLKGMDSLLSVVQMPGGVPVATVAIGGAKNAGLLAVQILATSDEGLAAALAAYKESLKELVAGMDARVSEAAGK comes from the coding sequence ATGGCACAAGACGCACCACGTGTTGGACTGGCGATGGGCAGCGAGTCCGACTGGCCGGTTATGGAGGCCGCCTCGGATATTCTGCATGAGTTTGGCGTGGCGTTCGAAGCCCGCGTGCTCTCCGCTCATCGCACGCCGTCCGCCATGCAGTCGTACGCCGAAGAGGCCGCCGGACGCGGCCTGAAGGTGATCATAGCCGGGGCGGGCGGCGCGGCCCATTTGCCGGGCATGATCGCAGCATCGACCACGCTTCCCGTCATTGGCGTGCCCGTGCCGACCCGCAACCTCAAAGGAATGGACTCCCTTCTGTCGGTGGTGCAGATGCCGGGGGGTGTCCCGGTGGCGACCGTGGCCATCGGCGGTGCCAAGAACGCCGGACTGCTGGCCGTGCAGATCCTCGCCACCTCGGATGAAGGGCTCGCGGCAGCGCTGGCCGCCTACAAGGAGTCGCTCAAGGAGCTGGTGGCGGGCATGGACGCGCGCGTGTCGGAGGCGGCCGGGAAGTAG